A DNA window from Pogona vitticeps strain Pit_001003342236 chromosome 2, PviZW2.1, whole genome shotgun sequence contains the following coding sequences:
- the LOC140703938 gene encoding uncharacterized protein LOC140703938 — MEGEAPLKDEQKQLQARANQKEADKARFLLSEAPQNLQDGAKKKEVRLQGTLPERGEDENENCWDGNESLRQNQADQRRDISHRYPSGVASEDKMGKTTNRSISALQSSEYQQNIPLKKRPVKCPTCHAEIYRCHCLKDGESFRWSPEDTGFHKGEKKKCFSSDLEAPQPMHSEEKVYKCIECGMSFKRTSELERHQRIHTGQKAYKCPVCGQAFRRNSHLQVHQRIHTGEKPYICKECGETFSQKASLVVHQRIHKGEKPYKCEECGRSFTQSGNLIMHRRIHSGEKPYACKKCGKCFCQSSALKVHQQIHTGEKPHQCNECGEKFSQKSSLVVHQRIHTGEKPYKCEDCGRDFSRIGSLKIHQKIHSREKPYACI, encoded by the exons atggaaggagaggctcctcttaaGGATGAACAGAAGCAGCTACAAGCAAGAGCCAACCAAAAAGAGGCAGATAAAGCTCGTTTTCTCCTTTCAGAGGCCCCTCAGAATCTACAag ATGgggcaaaaaagaaggaagtaagACTCCAAGGGACATtgccagaaagaggggaggatgaaAATGAGAACTGTTGGGATGGAAATGAATCCCTGAGGCAGAATCAGGCAGACCAGAGGAGAGACATATCTCACAGATATCCGAGCGGCGTTGCCTCTGAagacaaaatggggaaaacaacaaACAGGAGCATCAGTGCTCTTCAAAGCTCAGAGTATCAACAAAACATCCCTCTGAAGAAAAGaccagtgaaatgtccaacatgtcACGCCGAGATATATCGGTGTCACTGTTTGAAGGATGGAGAAAGTTTCAGATGGAGCCCAGAAGATACAGGATTTCAcaagggggagaagaagaaatgcttTAGCTCTGACCTTGAAGCACCTCAACCAATGCATTCTGAAGAGAAAGTCTACAAGTGCATAGAGTGTGGCATGAGCTTCAAGAGAACTTCAGAACTTGAAAGACAtcaaagaatacacacaggacagaaagcatacaaatgtcctGTATGTGGACAGGCCTTCAGACGCAATTCACATCTTCAagtacatcagcgaattcatacaggagagaagccctatatatgcaaagaatgtggggaaACGTTCAGCCAGAAGGCAAGCCTTGtagtacatcaacgaattcataaaggagagaaaccctataaatgtgaagaatgtgggaggaGCTTCACCCAAAGCGGAAACCTTATAATGCATCGGCgaattcattcaggagaaaaaccctatgcatgtaaaaaatgtgggaaatgtttctgtcAGAGCAGTGCTCTTAAAGTACACCAgcaaattcatacaggagagaaacctcatcagtgcaatgaatgtgggGAAAAGTTCAGCCAGAAGTCAAGCCTTGTagtacatcagcgaattcatacaggagagaaaccctataaatgtgaaGATTGTGGCAGGGATTTCAGCCGAATTGGAAGCCTTAAAATACATCAAAAaattcattcaagagaaaaacccTATGCATGCATATAA
- the LOC144587385 gene encoding uncharacterized protein LOC144587385 isoform X1, with protein sequence MEGEASLKDEQKQLQVGANQKEDEADDYFFPLIQALRNLEADVAKEKEARLQWTLPERGKDENENCWEGYESLKQNQADQRRDISHRYPSGLASEDKMGETTNRSISALQSSENQQNIPLRKSPVKCPTCHAEINLCHCLEDGESFRWSREDTRFHTGEKHKCFSSDLEAPQPMHSEEKVCKCIECGKSFKRRSELKKHQSIHTGYKAYKCHDCGQAFTCISNLQVHQRIHTGEKPYICKECGKCFSHSSNFKVHQRRHAGEKPYSCTECGKCFFQSSDLQVHQRIHTGEKPYKCKECGKCFSHPSTFRVHQRSHSGEKPYSCKECGKFFCRSSVLKVHQQIHTGEKPHQCNECGKKFTWKSNLVLHQQIHSGEKRYVCN encoded by the exons ATGGAAGGAGAGGCTTCTCTTAAGGATGAACAGAAGCAGCTACAAGTAGGAGCCAACCAAAAAGAGGATGAAGCAgatgattatttttttccccttatacaGGCCCTTCGGAATCTAGAAg CAGATGTggcaaaagagaaggaagcaaGACTCCAATGGACATTGCCAGAAAGAGGGAAGGATGAAAATGAGAACTGTTGGGAAGGATACGAATCACTGAAGCAGAATCAGGCAGACCAGAGGAGAGACATATCTCACAGATATCCGAGTGGCCTTGCCTCTGAAGACAAAATGGGGGAAACAACAAACAGGAGCATCAGTGCTCTTCAAAGCTCAGAGAATCAACAAAACATCCCTCTGAGGAAAAGtccagtgaaatgtccaacatgtcATGCCGAGATAAATCTGTGTCACTGTTTGGAGGATGGAGAAAGTTTCAGATGGAGCCGAGAAGATACAAgatttcacacaggggagaaacacaAATGCTTTagttctgaccttgaagcacctCAACCAATGCATTCTGAAGAGAAAGTCTGTAAGTGCATAGAGTGTGGCAAGAGCTTCAAGAGACGTTCAGAACTTAAAAAACATCAAAGTATACACACGGGATACAAAGCATACAAATGTCATGATTGTGGACAGGCCTTCACGTGCATTTCGAATCTTCAagtacatcagcgaattcatacaggagagaaaccctatatatgcaaagaatgtggaaaatgtttcagccATTCCTCAAATTTTAAAGTACATCAACGCCGTcatgcaggggagaaaccatattcttgtacagaatgtggaaaatgtttcttccaaagcagtgatcttcaagtacaccagcgaattcatacgggagagaaaccctataagtgtaaagaatgtggaaaatgtttcagtcaCCCCTCAACTTTTAGAGTACATCAGCGCTCCCattcaggggagaagccatattcttgtaaagaatgtgggaaattttTCTGTCGGAGCAGTGTTCTTAAAGTACACCAGCAAATTCATACGGGAGAAAAACCCCATCAGTGCAATGAATGTGGTAAAAAGTTCACCTGGAAGTCAAATcttgtactacatcaacaaattcattcaggagaaaaacGCTATGTGTGCAATTAA
- the LOC144587385 gene encoding uncharacterized protein LOC144587385 isoform X2: MEGEASLKDEQKQLQVGANQKEDEADDYFFPLIQALRNLEDVAKEKEARLQWTLPERGKDENENCWEGYESLKQNQADQRRDISHRYPSGLASEDKMGETTNRSISALQSSENQQNIPLRKSPVKCPTCHAEINLCHCLEDGESFRWSREDTRFHTGEKHKCFSSDLEAPQPMHSEEKVCKCIECGKSFKRRSELKKHQSIHTGYKAYKCHDCGQAFTCISNLQVHQRIHTGEKPYICKECGKCFSHSSNFKVHQRRHAGEKPYSCTECGKCFFQSSDLQVHQRIHTGEKPYKCKECGKCFSHPSTFRVHQRSHSGEKPYSCKECGKFFCRSSVLKVHQQIHTGEKPHQCNECGKKFTWKSNLVLHQQIHSGEKRYVCN, from the exons ATGGAAGGAGAGGCTTCTCTTAAGGATGAACAGAAGCAGCTACAAGTAGGAGCCAACCAAAAAGAGGATGAAGCAgatgattatttttttccccttatacaGGCCCTTCGGAATCTAGAAg ATGTggcaaaagagaaggaagcaaGACTCCAATGGACATTGCCAGAAAGAGGGAAGGATGAAAATGAGAACTGTTGGGAAGGATACGAATCACTGAAGCAGAATCAGGCAGACCAGAGGAGAGACATATCTCACAGATATCCGAGTGGCCTTGCCTCTGAAGACAAAATGGGGGAAACAACAAACAGGAGCATCAGTGCTCTTCAAAGCTCAGAGAATCAACAAAACATCCCTCTGAGGAAAAGtccagtgaaatgtccaacatgtcATGCCGAGATAAATCTGTGTCACTGTTTGGAGGATGGAGAAAGTTTCAGATGGAGCCGAGAAGATACAAgatttcacacaggggagaaacacaAATGCTTTagttctgaccttgaagcacctCAACCAATGCATTCTGAAGAGAAAGTCTGTAAGTGCATAGAGTGTGGCAAGAGCTTCAAGAGACGTTCAGAACTTAAAAAACATCAAAGTATACACACGGGATACAAAGCATACAAATGTCATGATTGTGGACAGGCCTTCACGTGCATTTCGAATCTTCAagtacatcagcgaattcatacaggagagaaaccctatatatgcaaagaatgtggaaaatgtttcagccATTCCTCAAATTTTAAAGTACATCAACGCCGTcatgcaggggagaaaccatattcttgtacagaatgtggaaaatgtttcttccaaagcagtgatcttcaagtacaccagcgaattcatacgggagagaaaccctataagtgtaaagaatgtggaaaatgtttcagtcaCCCCTCAACTTTTAGAGTACATCAGCGCTCCCattcaggggagaagccatattcttgtaaagaatgtgggaaattttTCTGTCGGAGCAGTGTTCTTAAAGTACACCAGCAAATTCATACGGGAGAAAAACCCCATCAGTGCAATGAATGTGGTAAAAAGTTCACCTGGAAGTCAAATcttgtactacatcaacaaattcattcaggagaaaaacGCTATGTGTGCAATTAA